The Zavarzinia compransoris genome includes a window with the following:
- a CDS encoding sterol desaturase family protein: MTGKAGTAAMESLFQARGAAGGWGAALVLVLILGEAGLARWRGRPAYDLGETAATVVIAAGQRLLAAATAPLLFLILGELYRYRLFAVDMASPLALVALFLGVEFCYYWHHRAMHRFRLLWAVHGVHHSSTRLNLSAAFRLGWGGQATGAALFYAPLVLLGFPPLAVLAMLGANLFYQLFLHASVMPNLGPLEAVLNTPRHHHVHHAVNPVCMDRNFGGALIVFDRLFGTFQALPAEPLRYGTVAGGPSRNPFKAALRGWLDVGRRLAAARGLRAAGAALFGRP; encoded by the coding sequence GTGACGGGCAAGGCCGGAACCGCCGCCATGGAAAGCCTGTTCCAGGCCCGGGGTGCCGCCGGGGGCTGGGGCGCCGCCCTCGTCCTCGTCCTGATCCTCGGGGAAGCGGGGCTCGCCCGGTGGCGGGGCCGCCCCGCCTATGACCTCGGCGAGACGGCGGCGACCGTGGTCATCGCCGCCGGCCAGCGCCTGCTGGCCGCGGCCACGGCACCGCTGCTGTTCCTGATCCTGGGGGAATTATACCGCTATCGCCTGTTCGCGGTCGACATGGCGTCGCCCCTGGCGCTGGTCGCCCTCTTTCTCGGGGTCGAGTTCTGCTACTACTGGCATCACCGGGCGATGCACCGCTTCCGCCTGCTCTGGGCCGTGCACGGCGTGCATCATTCGAGCACGCGGCTGAACCTGTCCGCCGCCTTCCGCCTCGGCTGGGGCGGGCAGGCCACCGGGGCGGCGCTCTTCTATGCGCCCCTGGTGCTGCTGGGGTTTCCGCCCCTCGCCGTGCTGGCCATGCTGGGCGCCAACCTGTTCTACCAATTGTTCCTGCATGCCAGCGTCATGCCGAACCTGGGACCGCTGGAAGCGGTGCTGAACACGCCGCGTCACCACCATGTCCATCACGCCGTGAACCCGGTCTGCATGGACCGCAATTTCGGCGGCGCGCTGATCGTCTTCGACCGGCTGTTCGGCACCTTCCAGGCGCTGCCGGCCGAACCGCTGCGCTATGGCACGGTAGCGGGCGGCCCCAGCCGCAACCCGTTCAAGGCAGCACTTCGCGGCTGGCTCGACGTCGGCCGGCGGCTGGCTGCCGCGCGCGGCCTGCGCGCGGCGGGGGCGGCCCTGTTCGGCCGCCCGTAG
- a CDS encoding VOC family protein, whose protein sequence is MVKPIPDGYEGVTPYLIVEGAARAIDFYRAVFDAVELFRIGAGGDRIGHAELKFGQGIIMLADPFPEYGALAPVPGAAGASVSFTFYCPDVDDLVARAVAAGAVLRSPAEVKFYGDRMASLVDPFGHVWHVATHVEDVSPDELERRAAAQAGG, encoded by the coding sequence ATGGTGAAACCCATTCCGGACGGTTATGAAGGCGTGACCCCCTATCTGATCGTCGAGGGGGCGGCCCGGGCGATCGATTTCTACCGCGCGGTCTTCGATGCGGTCGAATTGTTCCGGATCGGCGCCGGGGGCGACAGGATCGGCCATGCCGAACTGAAATTCGGCCAGGGCATCATCATGCTGGCCGATCCCTTTCCCGAATACGGTGCCCTGGCGCCGGTGCCCGGGGCGGCCGGGGCCAGCGTCTCCTTCACCTTCTATTGCCCGGACGTGGACGATCTGGTCGCAAGGGCGGTGGCGGCGGGGGCGGTGCTGCGCAGTCCGGCCGAAGTGAAATTCTACGGCGACCGCATGGCCAGCCTGGTCGATCCCTTCGGCCATGTCTGGCATGTCGCCACCCATGTCGAGGATGTCTCGCCCGACGAGCTGGAACGCCGGGCTGCGGCCCAGGCGGGGGGCTGA
- a CDS encoding YjbE family putative metal transport protein (Members of this highly hydrophobic protein family,regularly are found preceded by the yybP-ykoY manganese riboswitch (see RF00080). A metal cation transport function is proposed.) produces MDWSLIAEQLAAFASIVLVDLALAADNAVVIGLAASAVAPELRRRVIIWGLVGATVLRIVFAVITTELLAIIGLTLAGGLLLLWVAWKMWREVDAQRKARASGREAGDEEEFVPGEKAPASFKGAVLHIVLADVSMSLDNVLAVAGIARDHLWVLVAGLLLSIALMGIAAGVVVTLLKRYHWIAYVGLAIITYVALDMIYKGTVQVVAAAS; encoded by the coding sequence GTGGACTGGAGCCTGATCGCCGAACAATTGGCGGCCTTTGCCAGCATCGTCCTGGTCGACCTTGCGCTGGCCGCGGACAATGCGGTGGTGATCGGCCTTGCCGCGTCGGCGGTGGCGCCCGAACTGCGGCGCCGGGTCATTATCTGGGGCCTGGTCGGCGCCACGGTGCTCCGCATCGTCTTCGCCGTCATCACCACCGAACTGCTGGCGATCATCGGCCTGACCCTTGCCGGCGGGCTGCTCCTGCTCTGGGTCGCGTGGAAGATGTGGCGCGAGGTCGACGCCCAGCGGAAGGCCCGGGCCAGCGGCCGGGAAGCCGGCGACGAGGAGGAATTCGTCCCCGGCGAAAAGGCCCCGGCCAGTTTCAAGGGCGCGGTGCTGCACATCGTGCTCGCCGATGTTTCCATGTCCCTCGACAATGTGCTGGCGGTCGCCGGCATCGCGCGGGACCATCTCTGGGTGCTGGTCGCTGGCCTTCTCCTGTCGATCGCCCTGATGGGCATCGCCGCCGGCGTGGTCGTCACCCTGCTGAAGCGCTATCACTGGATCGCCTATGTCGGCCTTGCGATCATTACCTATGTCGCGCTGGACATGATCTATAAGGGGACGGTACAGGTCGTGGCGGCGGCGAGCTGA
- a CDS encoding propionyl-CoA synthetase yields the protein MLGAYNDLYARWQADPEAFWADAAKAIDWFEPPAAILDDSAKPLYRWFPGGSVNTAWNCLDRHVEAGRGEQDALIYDSPVTGTKTRFTYRELRDKVAELAGALAAKGVVKGDRVLVYMPMVPEALFAMLACARLGAIHSVVFGGFAAKELATRINDAKPKAIVSASCGVEPGRTVAYKPLLDEAIELASFKPDFTLILQRPMLAASLVPGRDFDWAEAVRGAAPADCVPVASTDPLYVLYTSGTTGVPKGVVRDNAGHMVALAWSMKNIYGVAPGEVFWAASDVGWVVGHSYITYGPLLIGATTILYEGKPVGTPDAGAFWRVIEEYGCKVQFCAPTAFRAIKKEDPDGKLLEKYDISGLRTLFLAGERADPDTVQWAERMVKVPVIDHWWQTESGWPMAANLVGVELLPVKYGSPTRAVPGYDIRVLDNEHNEVEAGEIGSIVVKLPLAPGALPTLWQNDDGYIRSYLSDFPGYYKTGDAGYIDEDGYLFVMSRTDDIINVAGHRLSTGGMEEVLAYHPDVAECAVIGAADALKGQVPLGFVVLKAGVNRPEAEIEKELVKLVRDKIGPVAAFKTVTVVKRLPKTRSGKILRGTMRKIADGEKWSMPATIDDPVILDEITDSLRSVGYAKDSAA from the coding sequence ATCTTGGGCGCCTATAACGACCTCTATGCCCGCTGGCAGGCCGATCCGGAAGCCTTCTGGGCCGATGCCGCCAAGGCCATCGACTGGTTCGAGCCGCCGGCCGCCATCCTGGACGACAGCGCGAAGCCGCTCTACCGCTGGTTCCCCGGCGGTTCGGTGAACACTGCCTGGAACTGCCTCGACCGCCATGTCGAGGCCGGCCGGGGCGAGCAGGACGCGCTGATCTACGACAGCCCGGTGACCGGCACCAAGACCCGCTTCACCTATCGCGAACTGCGCGACAAGGTGGCGGAACTGGCCGGGGCCCTGGCCGCCAAGGGCGTGGTCAAGGGCGACCGGGTGCTCGTCTACATGCCCATGGTGCCGGAAGCGCTGTTCGCCATGCTGGCCTGCGCCCGCCTGGGCGCCATTCATTCCGTCGTCTTCGGCGGTTTCGCCGCCAAGGAACTGGCGACCCGGATCAACGACGCCAAGCCGAAGGCGATCGTCTCCGCCTCCTGCGGGGTCGAGCCCGGCCGCACCGTCGCCTATAAGCCGCTGCTGGACGAGGCGATCGAGCTTGCCTCGTTCAAGCCGGACTTCACCCTGATCCTCCAGCGCCCGATGCTGGCGGCGAGCCTCGTCCCCGGCCGCGACTTCGACTGGGCCGAGGCGGTGCGGGGTGCTGCACCTGCCGATTGCGTGCCCGTCGCCTCGACCGATCCGCTCTATGTCCTCTATACCTCGGGCACCACCGGGGTGCCCAAGGGCGTGGTGCGCGACAATGCCGGCCACATGGTGGCGCTGGCGTGGTCGATGAAGAATATCTACGGCGTCGCCCCGGGCGAGGTGTTCTGGGCGGCGTCCGACGTCGGCTGGGTCGTCGGCCATTCCTATATCACCTATGGCCCCCTGCTGATCGGCGCGACCACCATCCTTTACGAAGGCAAGCCGGTGGGCACGCCCGATGCCGGCGCCTTCTGGCGCGTCATCGAGGAATACGGCTGCAAGGTGCAGTTCTGCGCCCCGACCGCGTTCCGCGCGATCAAGAAGGAAGACCCGGACGGGAAACTTCTCGAAAAATACGATATTTCCGGCCTGCGCACCCTGTTCCTGGCCGGCGAGCGGGCCGACCCCGACACGGTGCAATGGGCCGAGCGCATGGTGAAAGTGCCGGTGATCGACCATTGGTGGCAGACCGAATCCGGCTGGCCCATGGCGGCCAACCTCGTCGGCGTCGAACTGCTGCCGGTCAAATACGGCTCGCCCACCAGGGCTGTGCCGGGGTACGACATCCGCGTCCTCGACAACGAGCACAACGAGGTCGAGGCGGGCGAGATCGGTTCCATCGTCGTCAAGCTGCCGCTGGCGCCGGGCGCCCTGCCCACCCTGTGGCAGAACGACGACGGCTATATCCGCTCCTACCTCAGCGATTTTCCCGGTTACTACAAGACCGGCGACGCCGGCTATATCGACGAGGACGGCTATCTCTTCGTCATGAGCCGGACCGACGACATCATCAATGTCGCCGGCCACCGGCTGTCGACCGGCGGCATGGAGGAAGTTCTCGCCTATCACCCGGATGTCGCCGAATGCGCCGTGATCGGCGCCGCCGACGCCCTGAAGGGCCAGGTGCCGCTCGGCTTCGTCGTGCTGAAGGCCGGCGTTAACCGGCCCGAGGCGGAGATCGAGAAGGAACTGGTGAAACTGGTGCGCGACAAGATCGGCCCGGTCGCCGCCTTCAAGACCGTGACCGTGGTCAAGCGCCTGCCGAAGACCCGCTCGGGCAAGATCCTGCGCGGCACCATGCGGAAGATCGCCGACGGCGAGAAATGGTCGATGCCGGCGACGATCGACGATCCGGTGATCCTGGACGAGATCACGGATTCGCTCCGCTCCGTCGGCTACGCCAAGGACAGCGCCGCCTGA
- a CDS encoding SRPBCC family protein encodes MASRNIAFNLVVKAPRPAVFAWLGDHEKFGSLLPGRTKRIIDGTGPGGVNGAGSVRRVSFGVSYTDEKVTALIPDEYVEYTVIEGSPVKNHLGCIRLTDTADGGTEIDYRITFDPRISFLGAPTEMLVRHILGGGLAKLKQRVERAA; translated from the coding sequence ATGGCCAGCCGCAATATCGCGTTCAACCTCGTGGTGAAGGCGCCGCGCCCGGCGGTCTTCGCCTGGCTCGGCGATCACGAGAAATTCGGCTCGCTGCTGCCGGGGCGGACGAAGCGGATCATCGACGGCACGGGGCCGGGCGGGGTCAATGGCGCCGGCTCGGTGCGCCGGGTTTCCTTCGGCGTTTCCTATACGGACGAGAAGGTGACGGCGCTGATCCCGGACGAATATGTCGAATATACCGTGATCGAGGGCAGCCCGGTGAAGAACCACCTGGGCTGCATCCGCCTGACCGATACGGCGGACGGCGGCACCGAGATCGACTATCGCATCACCTTCGATCCGCGCATTTCGTTCCTCGGCGCGCCGACCGAGATGCTGGTGCGGCATATTCTCGGCGGCGGCCTCGCCAAGCTGAAGCAGCGGGTCGAGCGCGCGGCCTGA
- a CDS encoding hemolysin family protein, with amino-acid sequence MTIDLVILVLLVALNAFLVMAELAIVAAKRARLKRQADGGSRAAKVALELAGDPGRFLSTVQIGITAIGTLSGAFGGQALAGPLTEIFAGIPPLAPYADTIAIGVIVAGLTYVTLILGELVPKRLALARAENIATFVALPLRSLSLISAPMVAFINFSTNLVLRLLPKGSKQPDVTDEEVRVLMQEGTAAGEFLEAERAIVEMTLRLGDRNVDALMTPRTQIEWLDVNDPPRQTWQKIAASHCSRFPVKKGSTKTVLGFVQVKDLFGQAQMMAGKPFDLAAAIHPAHYIPETTPALKALEVFRASGSPMALIVDEYGDIQGIVTLTDLLEALIGELEEADTPEDERSVVQREDGSLLVDGGYSLDRLWDLLGMIEPQEGDADFNTLGGLMMHRLKRIPSAGDHFVLGDHRFEVVDMDGRRVDKVLIAPIAPDAADT; translated from the coding sequence ATGACCATCGACCTCGTTATTCTCGTCCTGCTTGTCGCGCTCAACGCCTTCCTGGTGATGGCGGAACTGGCGATCGTGGCGGCGAAGCGTGCCCGCCTGAAGCGCCAGGCCGACGGCGGCAGCCGGGCGGCCAAAGTGGCGCTGGAACTGGCGGGCGATCCTGGCCGCTTCCTGTCTACCGTGCAGATCGGCATCACCGCGATCGGCACGCTGTCGGGTGCTTTCGGCGGGCAGGCGCTGGCCGGGCCGCTGACCGAGATCTTCGCCGGCATCCCCCCGCTTGCCCCTTACGCCGATACGATCGCGATCGGCGTCATCGTCGCCGGCCTGACCTATGTCACCCTGATCCTGGGCGAACTGGTGCCGAAGCGCCTGGCGCTGGCGCGGGCGGAAAACATCGCGACCTTCGTCGCCCTGCCGCTGCGCAGCCTGTCCCTGATTTCCGCACCCATGGTCGCCTTCATCAATTTCTCGACCAATCTGGTCCTGCGGCTGCTGCCCAAGGGCTCGAAACAGCCGGATGTGACAGACGAGGAAGTCCGCGTCCTGATGCAGGAAGGCACCGCCGCCGGCGAATTCCTGGAGGCGGAGCGCGCGATCGTCGAAATGACGCTGCGCCTCGGCGACCGCAACGTCGACGCCCTGATGACGCCGCGCACCCAGATCGAATGGCTGGACGTCAACGATCCGCCCCGCCAGACCTGGCAGAAGATCGCCGCCAGCCATTGTTCCCGCTTTCCGGTGAAGAAGGGCTCGACCAAGACCGTGCTCGGCTTCGTGCAGGTGAAGGACCTGTTTGGGCAGGCGCAGATGATGGCGGGCAAGCCCTTCGACCTGGCCGCCGCCATCCACCCCGCCCATTACATCCCGGAAACCACCCCGGCCCTGAAGGCGCTGGAAGTGTTCCGGGCGAGCGGCAGCCCCATGGCCCTGATCGTCGACGAATATGGCGACATCCAGGGGATCGTCACCCTGACCGACCTGCTCGAAGCCCTGATCGGCGAGCTGGAGGAGGCGGACACGCCGGAAGACGAGCGTTCCGTGGTCCAGCGCGAGGACGGTTCCCTGCTCGTCGACGGCGGCTATTCGCTGGACCGGCTGTGGGACCTGCTCGGCATGATCGAACCGCAAGAAGGGGATGCGGATTTCAACACGCTCGGCGGCTTGATGATGCACCGTCTGAAGCGTATTCCCTCGGCGGGCGACCATTTCGTGCTGGGCGACCATCGCTTCGAGGTCGTGGACATGGATGGCCGCCGGGTGGACAAGGTGCTGATCGCCCCGATCGCCCCCGACGCCGCCGACACCTGA
- a CDS encoding cysteine rich repeat-containing protein, whose translation MSPFPTLALAAALAAGLAAPALAQGGPAAQKLRAACAKDIETLCPGVQPGGGRILQCLKQHRKEVSADCTAAFEEARAARKAP comes from the coding sequence ATGTCCCCCTTCCCGACCCTTGCCCTGGCGGCGGCGCTGGCCGCCGGCCTGGCCGCCCCCGCCCTTGCCCAGGGCGGGCCGGCGGCGCAGAAGCTCCGCGCCGCCTGCGCCAAGGATATCGAAACGCTGTGCCCCGGCGTGCAGCCGGGCGGCGGCCGTATCCTCCAGTGCCTGAAACAGCACCGGAAGGAAGTCTCGGCCGACTGCACCGCCGCCTTCGAGGAAGCCCGCGCCGCCCGCAAGGCGCCGTGA
- a CDS encoding NADP(H)-dependent aldo-keto reductase has protein sequence MKYRRLGRTDLDVSVICLGTMTWGEQNTEAEAHEQLDYALDQGVNFLDTAEMYPVPPRAETQGRTEAYIGSWLKARGNRDKVILATKVAGRDGPGGHIRQPTTRLDKAQINQAIDASLKRLGTDYVDLYQVHWPERLTNAFGIAEYRHFEQTDLIPIEETLDALAGLVKAGKVRHLGVSNESPWGVMRYLEAADRLGLPHIVSIQNAYSLVNRLFEIGHAEIAHREGVELLAYSPLGMGLLTGKYFGGARPANARLTLFSRFVRYATAGAQAAADAYVTLARQHGLDPAQMALAFVNSRPFLGANIIGATSLEQLKADIGSIDLDLSDEVLKGIEAIHRANPNPCP, from the coding sequence ATGAAGTACCGCCGGCTTGGCCGCACCGATCTCGACGTCAGCGTGATCTGCCTCGGCACCATGACCTGGGGCGAGCAGAACACCGAGGCGGAGGCCCATGAGCAGCTCGACTACGCCCTCGACCAGGGGGTGAATTTCCTCGATACCGCCGAAATGTACCCGGTGCCGCCCAGGGCGGAGACCCAGGGCCGGACCGAGGCCTATATCGGCTCCTGGCTGAAGGCCCGGGGCAACCGCGACAAGGTGATCCTCGCGACCAAGGTCGCCGGGCGCGACGGCCCGGGCGGCCATATCCGCCAGCCCACCACCCGGCTGGACAAGGCCCAGATCAACCAGGCGATCGACGCCAGCCTGAAGCGCCTCGGCACCGATTACGTCGATCTCTATCAGGTCCATTGGCCGGAACGGCTGACCAATGCCTTCGGTATCGCCGAATACCGGCATTTCGAGCAGACCGACCTGATCCCGATCGAAGAGACGCTGGACGCGCTCGCCGGCCTCGTGAAGGCGGGCAAGGTGCGCCATCTCGGGGTTTCCAACGAAAGCCCCTGGGGGGTGATGCGCTATCTCGAAGCCGCCGACCGCCTGGGTCTGCCCCATATCGTCTCGATCCAGAATGCCTACAGCCTGGTCAACCGGCTGTTCGAGATCGGCCATGCCGAGATCGCCCACCGCGAGGGGGTCGAACTGCTGGCCTATTCGCCGCTCGGCATGGGGCTCCTGACCGGGAAGTATTTCGGCGGCGCCCGGCCGGCCAATGCCCGGCTGACCCTGTTCTCGCGCTTCGTCCGCTATGCGACGGCGGGGGCGCAGGCGGCGGCCGATGCCTATGTCACCCTGGCGCGCCAGCATGGCCTGGACCCGGCGCAGATGGCGCTGGCCTTCGTCAACAGCCGGCCTTTCCTCGGCGCCAACATCATCGGCGCGACCAGTCTCGAACAGTTGAAGGCCGACATCGGCTCGATCGACCTCGACCTCTCCGACGAGGTGCTGAAGGGGATCGAGGCGATCCACCGCGCCAACCCGAACCCCTGCCCCTAA
- a CDS encoding acyl-CoA synthetase: MSKINHYEVDLDKNAANYVPLTPIGFLERAAAVYPTRTAIIHGELRYTYAEAYARARRLASALAARGVGIGDTVSVMAPNTPPVLDAHFGVPMTGAVLNTLNIRLDAATIAFTLDHAETKVLITDREFSHVIKAALEIAKAKPLVIDIDDPQYTGRGERLGAIEYEDFIAAGDPDFAWTGPDDEWRAISLNYTSGTTGNPKGVVYHHRGAYLNAVDNIVSAGMTGKSVYLWTLPMFHCNGWCFTWSLAIVGGTHVCLRRVEAAAIYASIETYKVTHLCGAPIVMGMLINAGAEAKRPLPHPVELFTAAAPPPAAVIAAMEDNGFKITHLYGLTETYGPATICAWNEDWDALSTDEQAALKARQGVKSPLLAGLDVMDPGTMTPVPRDGLTMGEVMFRGNLVMKGYLRNPKASDEAFAGGWFHSGDLGVIHPDGYIQLRDRSKDIIISGGENISTIEVEDVLYKHPKILEAAVVARPDEKWGETPCAFINVKAGESLTEDEVIAFCKANLAGYKVPRTVVFEELPKTSTGKVQKFVLRDRAKAL, from the coding sequence ATGAGCAAGATCAATCATTACGAAGTCGACCTCGACAAGAATGCCGCCAACTATGTCCCGCTGACGCCGATCGGCTTTCTGGAGCGGGCGGCGGCGGTCTATCCGACGCGGACGGCCATCATCCACGGCGAGTTGCGCTATACTTACGCCGAAGCCTATGCCCGCGCGCGGCGCCTCGCCTCGGCGCTGGCGGCACGCGGCGTCGGCATCGGCGACACGGTTTCCGTGATGGCGCCGAACACCCCGCCGGTGCTGGACGCCCATTTCGGCGTGCCCATGACCGGCGCCGTGCTGAACACGCTGAACATCCGCCTCGATGCCGCGACCATCGCCTTCACCCTCGACCATGCCGAGACCAAGGTGCTGATCACCGACCGCGAATTCTCGCATGTGATCAAGGCGGCGCTCGAGATCGCCAAGGCGAAGCCCCTGGTCATCGACATCGACGATCCCCAGTACACGGGCCGGGGCGAGCGCCTGGGCGCGATCGAATACGAGGATTTCATCGCCGCCGGCGATCCGGACTTCGCCTGGACCGGGCCCGACGACGAGTGGCGCGCCATCAGCCTGAACTATACCTCGGGCACCACGGGCAATCCGAAGGGCGTCGTCTACCACCACCGCGGCGCCTATCTGAACGCGGTCGACAACATCGTCTCGGCGGGGATGACCGGCAAGTCGGTCTATCTCTGGACCCTGCCGATGTTCCATTGCAACGGCTGGTGCTTCACCTGGTCGCTCGCCATCGTCGGCGGCACCCATGTCTGCCTGCGCCGGGTCGAGGCGGCGGCGATCTACGCCTCGATCGAGACATACAAGGTCACCCACCTGTGCGGCGCGCCCATCGTCATGGGCATGCTGATCAATGCCGGCGCCGAGGCGAAGCGCCCCCTGCCCCATCCGGTCGAACTCTTCACCGCCGCGGCACCGCCGCCGGCCGCCGTCATCGCGGCGATGGAAGACAACGGCTTCAAGATCACCCATCTCTACGGCCTGACCGAAACCTATGGCCCGGCCACGATCTGCGCCTGGAACGAGGATTGGGACGCGCTCTCGACCGACGAGCAGGCGGCGCTGAAGGCGCGCCAGGGCGTGAAGTCGCCGCTGCTGGCCGGGCTCGACGTCATGGACCCGGGCACCATGACCCCGGTACCGCGCGACGGCCTGACCATGGGCGAGGTCATGTTCCGCGGCAACCTGGTGATGAAGGGCTACCTGCGCAACCCCAAGGCGTCGGACGAGGCTTTCGCCGGCGGCTGGTTCCATTCGGGCGACCTCGGCGTCATCCACCCGGACGGCTATATCCAGCTGCGCGACCGCTCGAAGGACATCATCATCTCGGGCGGCGAGAATATCTCGACCATCGAGGTGGAGGACGTGCTCTACAAGCACCCGAAGATCCTGGAAGCCGCGGTCGTCGCCCGCCCGGACGAGAAATGGGGCGAGACCCCTTGCGCCTTCATCAACGTGAAGGCGGGCGAAAGCCTGACGGAAGACGAGGTCATCGCCTTCTGCAAGGCCAATCTCGCCGGCTACAAGGTGCCGCGCACCGTGGTGTTCGAGGAATTGCCCAAGACCTCGACCGGCAAGGTGCAGAAATTCGTCCTGCGCGACCGCGCCAAGGCGCTGTGA
- a CDS encoding class I SAM-dependent methyltransferase, with the protein MSHPHDANRRHWDEVTAIHRDSAFYKVDAFLAGHCTVGPVEREGLSPLLRKNLLHLQCHFGLDTLSLLRLGASRVTGVDISGAAIREASALAEKLKLGAWADFVEADVLDLDLKSRFERIFTSHGAINWLSDIEAWGRVVARHLAQDGVFYMMEAHPFGLAMDLETSGRLYQRFDYFHKDEPMALDGVPDYAVPDYLPKEPGIGWAWTIADIMAALEKAGLRVFEFREYPFAAWEALPGMTAEAGGYYWRRHEGPDLPLLFSLKARHAA; encoded by the coding sequence ATGAGTCACCCGCATGATGCCAACCGACGCCATTGGGACGAGGTGACGGCCATCCATCGCGACTCGGCCTTCTATAAGGTGGATGCCTTTCTTGCCGGCCATTGCACCGTCGGCCCCGTCGAGCGCGAGGGACTGTCGCCCCTGCTGCGCAAGAACCTGCTGCATCTCCAGTGCCATTTCGGCCTCGACACGCTGTCGCTGCTGCGCCTCGGCGCGTCGCGGGTGACGGGGGTCGATATTTCGGGGGCGGCGATCCGCGAGGCGTCGGCCCTGGCGGAAAAGCTCAAGCTCGGCGCCTGGGCCGATTTCGTCGAGGCGGATGTTCTCGACCTCGACCTGAAAAGCCGCTTCGAGCGGATCTTCACCTCCCATGGCGCGATCAACTGGCTGTCGGATATCGAGGCCTGGGGCCGGGTCGTCGCCCGCCACCTCGCCCAGGACGGGGTCTTCTACATGATGGAAGCCCATCCCTTCGGCCTGGCCATGGATCTGGAAACCTCGGGCCGGCTCTACCAGCGCTTCGATTATTTCCACAAGGACGAGCCGATGGCGCTCGACGGCGTGCCCGATTACGCCGTGCCCGACTATCTGCCGAAGGAGCCGGGCATCGGCTGGGCCTGGACCATCGCCGACATCATGGCGGCGCTGGAAAAGGCCGGGCTGCGGGTCTTCGAGTTTCGCGAATATCCCTTCGCCGCCTGGGAAGCCCTGCCCGGCATGACGGCGGAGGCCGGCGGCTATTACTGGCGCCGGCACGAGGGGCCGGACCTGCCCCTGCTGTTCAGCCTGAAGGCGCGCCACGCGGCTTGA
- a CDS encoding LysE family translocator — translation MSLPFDPHLFQLYLVAVIVLILIPGPDFLLVLGRSLFDGRRAGWTAIGGITLGNTIHSTLAAAGISALVAASPALFQGLKLLGAVYLAWLGLRALAAARRHWREHGTLELRAAPDSARRIFTQALVTNLLNAKVILFYLAFVPQFVAPQLGHVAVQTFVMGMMIAVVGGLYLAAIAAFAAGTASRIAGNRWFRTGVEGLSGLIFIGFALRLFFTERKLV, via the coding sequence ATGTCCCTGCCCTTCGACCCGCATCTGTTCCAGCTTTACCTCGTCGCCGTCATCGTCCTGATCCTGATCCCGGGGCCGGATTTCCTGCTCGTCCTCGGCCGCAGCCTGTTCGACGGGCGCCGGGCCGGCTGGACCGCGATCGGCGGCATCACCCTCGGCAACACCATCCATTCGACCCTGGCGGCCGCCGGCATCTCGGCCCTGGTCGCGGCCTCGCCCGCCCTGTTCCAGGGACTGAAGCTGCTGGGCGCGGTCTATCTGGCCTGGCTCGGCCTGCGCGCCCTGGCGGCGGCCCGGCGGCACTGGCGCGAGCACGGCACCCTCGAATTGCGTGCCGCGCCGGATTCGGCCCGGCGCATCTTCACCCAGGCCCTGGTCACCAACCTGCTGAACGCCAAGGTGATCCTGTTCTACCTTGCCTTCGTGCCGCAGTTCGTGGCGCCCCAGCTCGGCCATGTCGCGGTGCAGACCTTCGTCATGGGCATGATGATCGCGGTGGTCGGCGGCCTCTACCTCGCCGCCATCGCCGCCTTCGCCGCCGGCACGGCCAGCCGCATCGCCGGCAACCGCTGGTTCCGCACCGGGGTCGAGGGCCTGTCCGGCCTCATCTTCATCGGCTTCGCGCTGCGCCTGTTCTTCACGGAACGGAAGCTGGTCTGA